Proteins encoded together in one Candidatus Eisenbacteria bacterium window:
- the recO gene encoding DNA repair protein RecO, which produces MALVRVEGIVLRNLRFGDTSRVVTILSRELGKWSGVAKGARDPKGRIGAALEILNLSSIIAYHKHGRDLQMIADASLEREHRALLEQSARYHHGCAVTEFLDSVLEEDSPVPEVFDLALRVLRLLEEAPEERLSYLLRAFQLRAASLLGYSPRLEFCGICGAAGGSCFGVAEGSILCVRCAERTPGSIDLLPESLRLLAKLGAGKLPRAPSDEACAQLGRIVESFLSFHLERYRGLRSLRGLEAAERLRAGRPVGSSEARGGESP; this is translated from the coding sequence ATGGCCCTCGTCCGGGTAGAGGGGATCGTTCTGCGCAACCTCCGCTTCGGCGACACGAGCCGGGTGGTCACGATCCTCTCCCGCGAGCTGGGGAAGTGGAGCGGGGTCGCGAAGGGCGCGCGCGATCCGAAGGGGAGGATCGGCGCGGCGCTCGAGATCCTGAATCTCTCCTCCATCATCGCCTACCACAAGCACGGCAGGGATCTGCAGATGATCGCCGACGCGTCGCTCGAGCGGGAGCATCGGGCGCTGCTCGAGCAGAGCGCGCGCTATCATCACGGATGCGCGGTCACGGAGTTCCTCGATTCGGTTCTCGAGGAAGATTCGCCGGTCCCGGAGGTGTTCGATCTCGCGCTCCGCGTTCTGCGGTTGCTCGAGGAGGCGCCCGAGGAGAGGCTATCCTACCTGCTTCGCGCCTTTCAGCTGCGGGCGGCCTCGCTTCTCGGCTACTCGCCCCGTCTGGAGTTCTGCGGGATCTGCGGCGCGGCGGGCGGGAGCTGCTTCGGCGTCGCGGAGGGATCGATCCTCTGCGTCAGGTGCGCGGAGCGGACTCCGGGCTCGATCGATCTCCTCCCCGAGAGCCTGCGGCTGCTCGCCAAGCTAGGCGCCGGCAAGCTGCCCCGCGCCCCGAGCGACGAGGCCTGCGCTCAGCTCGGGAGGATCGTCGAATCGTTCCTCTCCTTTCATCTCGAGCGCTATCGGGGGCTCCGTTCCCTCCGCGGCCTGGAAGCCGCCGAACGGCTGCGCGCGGGCCGGCCGGTCGGTTCGAGCGAGGCCCGAGGGGGAGAGTCCCCGTAA
- the pyrR gene encoding bifunctional pyr operon transcriptional regulator/uracil phosphoribosyltransferase PyrR, whose protein sequence is MRRKAVIADAEEVRRAILRIAHEIVERNKGVDDLALVGVRRRGVPLAVRIQEAIRSIEGVEVPIGIVDITLYRDDLRTISPQPLVHATEFSFGVEDRTLILVDDVLFTGRTVRAAIEAIMDYGRPRSIQLAVLVDRGHRELPIRADYVGKNSPTSRKEIVRVLVREEDGEDAVVIEETEEGKQ, encoded by the coding sequence CTGAGGCGCAAGGCGGTGATCGCGGACGCTGAGGAGGTGCGCCGGGCGATTCTTCGGATCGCCCATGAGATCGTCGAGCGAAACAAGGGGGTGGACGACCTCGCGCTCGTCGGAGTGCGGCGGCGCGGCGTCCCGCTGGCGGTGAGGATCCAGGAGGCGATCCGGTCGATCGAGGGCGTGGAGGTCCCGATCGGAATCGTGGACATCACCCTCTACCGCGACGACCTGCGCACCATCTCTCCTCAGCCCCTCGTCCACGCGACCGAGTTCTCGTTCGGCGTCGAGGATCGCACGCTCATCCTCGTGGACGATGTCCTCTTCACAGGTCGGACCGTCCGCGCGGCGATCGAGGCCATCATGGACTACGGCCGGCCGCGCTCCATACAGCTCGCCGTCCTCGTCGACCGAGGGCACCGCGAGCTGCCGATCCGGGCCGACTATGTCGGCAAGAACTCCCCGACATCCCGCAAGGAGATCGTCCGCGTCCTCGTTCGCGAGGAGGACGGGGAGGACGCCGTCGTGATCGAGGAGACCGAGGAGGGCAAGCAATGA
- a CDS encoding aspartate carbamoyltransferase catalytic subunit, whose product MSFNRTHLLGLEDLTKEEILEVLDTARSFRPVLDRPIKRVPALQGVTACNAFFEPSTRTRLSFELAEKRLSADSINFATAGSSVSKGETLRDTMLNIQAMRVDIVVIRHSSSGAPHFLARNIDARVINAGDGYHEHPTQGLLDLFTMREAMGKLEGLRVTIVGDIAHSRVARSNLWGLRSVGAHVTLVGPTTLMPVEIERTGARVCNRIDEALEGAQVVNVLRLQLERMTSGFLPTLREYAQRWGVTRERLKRCATGVRVMHPGPMNRGVEISSDLADGPESVILDQVTNGVAVRMAVLYLVRGGTRDGRGGIVPPPQEGVPV is encoded by the coding sequence ATGAGCTTCAACCGTACCCACCTCCTTGGCCTGGAGGACCTGACCAAGGAGGAGATCCTGGAGGTGCTCGACACCGCCCGCTCCTTCCGGCCGGTCCTGGATCGGCCCATCAAGAGGGTCCCCGCGCTCCAGGGGGTCACCGCCTGCAACGCCTTCTTCGAGCCGTCGACCCGCACCCGGCTCTCCTTCGAGCTGGCGGAGAAGAGGCTCTCCGCCGACTCGATCAACTTCGCCACGGCCGGAAGCTCCGTATCCAAGGGAGAGACGCTGCGCGACACGATGCTCAACATCCAGGCGATGCGCGTGGACATCGTGGTCATCCGCCACTCCTCTTCCGGGGCCCCGCACTTCCTGGCGCGCAACATCGATGCCCGCGTGATCAACGCGGGCGACGGATACCACGAGCACCCCACGCAGGGGCTTCTCGACCTGTTCACCATGAGGGAGGCCATGGGGAAGCTCGAGGGATTGCGGGTCACGATTGTCGGCGACATCGCGCACAGCCGCGTCGCGCGCTCCAATCTCTGGGGACTGCGATCCGTGGGGGCGCACGTCACCCTGGTCGGGCCGACCACCCTGATGCCCGTCGAGATCGAGCGGACCGGGGCGCGGGTCTGCAACCGGATCGATGAGGCGCTGGAGGGCGCGCAGGTCGTCAACGTCCTGCGGCTGCAGCTCGAGAGGATGACGAGCGGTTTCCTGCCGACGCTCCGCGAATACGCCCAGCGATGGGGGGTCACTCGCGAGCGCCTCAAGCGTTGCGCGACAGGGGTGCGGGTCATGCATCCGGGCCCGATGAACCGAGGAGTCGAGATCTCTTCCGATCTCGCCGACGGACCCGAGTCGGTCATTCTGGATCAGGTGACCAATGGGGTGGCCGTGCGGATGGCCGTCCTCTACTTGGTGCGCGGGGGGACGAGGGACGGGCGGGGGGGCATCGTTCCGCCTCCCCAGGAGGGAGTGCCGGTATGA
- a CDS encoding dihydroorotase yields MSGPLDRERFVLRGVRLIDPESGTDARRDVLIGSGVVEGVEPSLPAGVDAREYKADRWILAPGLQDMHVHLREPGGEDAETIASGALAAARGGFTRVLTMPNTTPPIDDRSAVELILRRGREACGTGVSPAGAITKGLGGKELTEMIEMREAGAIAVTDDGRPVESSDLMRMAMEYAIDAEMLVISHCEDRSLQGAGVMHEGYWSTVLGLPGIPAAAETVAIARDIALCRLTGSRLHVAHVSTAGGVDLIRRAKAEGLPVTAETAPHYLALTDEAVKSYDGCFKMNPPLRGEKDRTTLKDGLRDGTIDVIATDHAPHPAERKEVEFDRAPFGVIGLETSLQVCIAELVEPGILDWSGLVHAMSSRPASILGWGGGRLTLGRPADITLIDPSAIVTVRAEEFASLSRNCPFIGRTLRGKVLMTMAEGRMTHLEAGWLG; encoded by the coding sequence ATGAGCGGCCCGCTGGATCGCGAGCGTTTCGTCCTGAGGGGCGTGAGGCTGATCGACCCCGAGTCGGGGACCGACGCGCGCCGGGACGTGTTGATCGGGAGCGGGGTCGTCGAGGGTGTGGAACCATCGCTTCCTGCCGGTGTGGATGCGCGGGAGTACAAGGCCGACCGATGGATCCTCGCTCCCGGGCTGCAGGACATGCATGTCCACTTAAGGGAGCCCGGGGGGGAGGATGCCGAGACGATCGCCTCCGGCGCCCTGGCCGCGGCGCGGGGAGGGTTCACGCGCGTCCTCACGATGCCGAACACGACGCCTCCCATCGATGACCGGAGCGCGGTGGAGCTCATCTTGCGGAGGGGACGCGAGGCGTGCGGGACCGGGGTGAGTCCCGCCGGGGCGATCACGAAGGGGTTGGGCGGCAAGGAGCTGACCGAGATGATCGAGATGCGCGAGGCCGGGGCGATCGCGGTCACCGACGACGGCAGGCCGGTCGAGTCGTCCGACCTGATGCGCATGGCGATGGAATACGCGATCGATGCCGAGATGCTGGTCATCTCTCACTGCGAGGACCGGTCGCTGCAGGGGGCCGGCGTCATGCACGAGGGATACTGGTCGACCGTTCTCGGGCTTCCGGGAATCCCCGCCGCCGCGGAGACGGTCGCCATCGCTCGGGATATCGCCCTCTGCCGTTTGACGGGATCCCGCCTGCACGTCGCGCATGTCAGCACCGCCGGGGGGGTCGATCTGATCCGGCGGGCGAAGGCCGAGGGGCTTCCCGTGACGGCCGAGACCGCCCCCCACTACCTCGCCCTGACCGATGAGGCCGTCAAGAGCTACGACGGATGCTTCAAGATGAACCCGCCCCTGCGCGGCGAAAAGGACCGCACGACCCTGAAGGACGGGCTTCGTGACGGAACGATCGATGTCATCGCCACCGACCACGCGCCGCATCCGGCCGAGAGGAAGGAAGTCGAGTTCGACCGCGCCCCCTTCGGGGTGATCGGCCTCGAGACCTCGCTGCAGGTCTGCATCGCGGAGCTGGTGGAGCCGGGCATCCTCGACTGGTCGGGCCTCGTTCACGCGATGTCGAGCCGTCCGGCGTCGATTCTGGGATGGGGCGGGGGTCGCCTGACGCTAGGCCGCCCGGCGGACATCACGCTGATCGACCCCTCGGCGATCGTGACTGTGCGCGCGGAGGAGTTCGCCTCCCTTTCGAGGAACTGCCCCTTCATCGGGCGCACGTTGCGGGGCAAGGTCCTGATGACGATGGCGGAAGGCCGCATGACTCACCTGGAGGCCGGGTGGCTCGGATGA
- a CDS encoding tetratricopeptide repeat protein has protein sequence MARMIAGVARLLRRRGALVLPLPLLLLACAYYNTFYIAKKSFRAAEESVAKSQTDKLPSDASGNYDMAIKQSRKVLKRHSGSRWVDDAIYLMGASYYGKGDYDSALASFGQLNALFPESEFRADALFLSGMSRTKRREYDLATAMFDSVLSAFPRYKRRDEILFAMAGTEASRRDFAAAVRRYRAVAREFPKGRFADRALMRVGEIQFEAGRYDSAYAALDALLGATRDEKAKIEAAIAQGRVLLKLKRPEEALELLKETEPAEAAGLEGDRSTGASQAEQPPIRADLADDLARLRLGQAAAMNEMGRHREAIEALEKIVTRFASSSYAAEAQFQIGYTYETRMDSLASARAAYEKVSQLAGRSVFKDQAPQRAKAIQAQMEMEGKAGSGDAEAEERAAAALRVAEILYLDRELADEALLKYSEVERDFPESRFAPRAAYARAYIKWKVAGDSLGAHEDLRVLVHRYPASTQARGAIALLAAHGADTSGLRLLLTAVVPESTAAGADTTGIPPDTTAAAPDSIGAGSAPPSMPADRPSEPDSVRGISPGEDPALPDGVPDSVRDSGTDAPVRERPRRSERAAPGKPR, from the coding sequence GTGGCTCGGATGATCGCGGGCGTCGCGCGGCTGCTGAGGCGTCGCGGCGCGCTGGTTCTGCCTCTTCCCCTCCTTCTTCTTGCCTGCGCCTATTACAACACCTTCTACATCGCGAAGAAGAGCTTCCGCGCGGCCGAGGAGTCCGTCGCGAAGAGCCAGACCGACAAGCTCCCGTCCGATGCCTCGGGCAACTACGACATGGCCATCAAGCAGTCCAGGAAGGTCCTGAAGCGCCACTCGGGAAGCCGCTGGGTCGATGATGCGATCTACCTGATGGGCGCGAGCTACTATGGCAAGGGGGACTACGACAGCGCCCTCGCCTCCTTCGGGCAGTTGAACGCGCTCTTCCCCGAATCGGAGTTCCGAGCGGACGCGCTCTTCCTGAGCGGCATGAGCCGGACGAAGCGGCGCGAGTACGACCTGGCGACCGCGATGTTCGACTCGGTCCTCTCGGCCTTCCCGCGCTACAAGAGGCGTGACGAGATTCTCTTTGCCATGGCGGGGACAGAGGCGAGCCGCCGCGACTTCGCCGCCGCGGTCCGGCGCTATCGCGCCGTGGCGCGGGAGTTCCCCAAGGGCCGTTTCGCCGACCGAGCGCTCATGCGGGTCGGAGAGATCCAGTTCGAGGCGGGACGCTACGATTCCGCCTACGCCGCCCTCGACGCATTGCTCGGTGCCACGAGGGACGAGAAGGCGAAGATCGAGGCGGCGATCGCGCAGGGCCGCGTTCTCCTGAAGCTCAAGCGGCCCGAGGAAGCCCTCGAGCTCCTGAAGGAGACCGAACCGGCGGAAGCCGCCGGCCTGGAGGGCGACCGGTCCACGGGCGCCTCGCAGGCGGAGCAGCCGCCGATCCGGGCCGACCTCGCGGACGATCTCGCGCGCCTGCGATTGGGCCAGGCGGCCGCCATGAACGAGATGGGACGACACCGTGAGGCGATCGAGGCGCTCGAGAAGATCGTGACCCGCTTCGCATCGAGCAGCTACGCTGCCGAAGCCCAGTTCCAGATCGGCTACACGTACGAGACCCGGATGGACTCCCTCGCGTCGGCGCGCGCGGCCTACGAGAAAGTGAGCCAGCTGGCCGGTCGATCGGTCTTCAAAGACCAGGCGCCGCAGCGGGCGAAGGCGATCCAGGCGCAGATGGAGATGGAGGGGAAGGCGGGCTCCGGCGACGCCGAGGCCGAGGAGCGGGCGGCCGCGGCGCTCCGCGTCGCAGAGATCCTCTACCTCGACAGGGAACTCGCGGACGAGGCGCTCCTGAAGTACTCCGAGGTGGAGAGGGACTTCCCCGAAAGCCGGTTCGCTCCGCGCGCCGCCTATGCCCGCGCCTACATCAAGTGGAAGGTGGCGGGGGATAGCCTGGGGGCCCACGAGGATCTCCGGGTCCTCGTCCACCGCTATCCAGCCTCGACACAGGCCCGCGGCGCGATCGCCTTGCTCGCCGCCCACGGCGCCGACACATCCGGTCTGCGTCTGCTTCTCACGGCCGTCGTTCCCGAGTCGACCGCCGCCGGAGCGGACACGACGGGGATCCCGCCGGACACGACTGCTGCGGCCCCCGACTCGATCGGCGCCGGAAGCGCTCCGCCTTCGATGCCGGCCGACCGGCCAAGCGAGCCCGACTCCGTTCGCGGGATCTCGCCTGGAGAAGATCCCGCCCTGCCCGATGGAGTGCCCGACAGCGTGCGAGACTCCGGAACGGATGCCCCCGTGCGGGAGCGTCCCAGGAGATCCGAGAGGGCGGCGCCGGGGAAGCCGCGTTGA